The Verrucomicrobium spinosum DSM 4136 = JCM 18804 DNA segment GCTGCGGATGGTGACCGGTTTGCTCAAGCCGGATGACGGCACGGCGCTGATCGCCGGGCGGGACATCACGCTGGAGCCTGTGGAGGCAAAGCGGGTGCTGGGGTTCGTGCCCGATTCGGGTGCGGTGTACGAGTCACTCACCGGCATGGAGTATCTCCTGATGGTGGCTTCTCTTTACGGGATCGAGGAAAGCGCCGCTGTGGAGCGGGTGGCACGATTTATCGAGTTCTTTGAGCTCGGGATGGATACGTTGGAGAATAAACTGCTGGGTGCCTACTCCAAGGGCATGCGCAGGAAGGTGGTGATCACCGCTGCACTGTTGCATCAACCCAAGGTGGTGTTCCTGGATGAACCGCTGGACGGGCTGGATGCCAATGCCGCAGTGGGATTCAAGGCGCTGCTGGAGACCCTGGCCCGCGAGGGCAAAACGATTGTGTACAGCTCGCACATCCTGGATGTGGTGCAGCGCGTGTGCCACCGGGTGGCCATCATTCACCAAGGGAGGTTGCTGGTGGATGGCTCGCCGGAGAACCTGATCCGGGAGCATGCCGCGGCCAGCCTGGAGCAGCTCTTCACTCGCCTGACGGGCGCGCACGATCACGAACAGCGTGCTGAATCGTTTGCCCGGTCCCTGCGTTCATGAAAACCTCTGCGAGCCAGAGCAACGGAAAGGTCTTGCGACGCCTCTTTTGGACCCTGTTCTTCCGGGGGCGTGCCACCTCCCGGAAGCGGGGCGAGGAAGGCACCGTGAACCGGCATAGCATGCTGGGAACGCTGGGGTTCTATCTGCTGGTGGGATTCGCCCCCTGTCTGGCCATCAGGGAGGTGGATGTCCTGACATTTTCCGTGATGCTGCATGGGGCCACCCTCTTCCTCGTGGTGATGCATCTGGTGGCCACTGCAGGGAGCGTGCTGTTCAACCGGGAGGAGTCAGAGATTCTTTTGCACCGCCCCGTGACGGCGGAGGAACTGCTCCATGCCAAAACCAGTGTGCTGTGTGGGGTGACGGCCATCATGGCGCTGGCCTTGAATCTCCCCGGCATGGTGGCCGGATTGTGGCTGCGGGATGCCCATTGGTGGTTTCCTCTGGCCCATCTAGTCTCGCTGGGCGGGATGATCGGTTTTTGCGCCGGGGCTCTGGTGGTGGTGTATCAGGTGTGTTTGCGGTGGTTTGGCAGGGACCGGCTGGACAACATCATGACCACGTTTCAGACGCTCCTCACTGTGGTCTTGGTGATGGGGAGCCAGTCTTTCCGCCTCCTGGGGGAGGTGAATCTGGAAGAAATGCGTCGCGCATGGTGGTTGCTGTTCCTGCCGCCCACGTGGTTTGGGGCGATGGATGCCGTGCTCGCGGCACATCAGTCCGAGCTGTGGATGATGATGGCTGCTGGAGTGGGCGTGCTGGCGACGCTGCTGGTGGGGTGGCTCGGCATGCACCGGCTCGCTGCGAGCTATGGGGAGGGACTGGCTCTGCTCAATGAGCAGGGGGCACCTGAAATGAAGTCAACAGGCAAGGCGTGGTGGATCCGTCGGATGGTCGGCACACTTCCACTCCGGCGCTGGCTGGCCCACCCAGTGGAGCGTAGCAGCTTCATCCTCACGGCAGCTTATATGTTTCGTGATCGGGAGACGAAGCTGCGTTTATACCCTGGCATCGCCCAGGTTTTGGCGTTGCCCCTGGTGTTTCTGCTTGCTGGGCGGGCAGGTCGCGGGGGCGGGGTGGACGTGGCCCTGGCGGGAATCTACATGGGTTGGTTGCCGCTGATGGCCATGCAGATGCTGGCGTATAGCGAAAACTGGCGGGCAGCGGAGCTGTTCCAGTCTTCGCCGGAAGGGCGCTGGCAACCCTTGTTTCATGGAGCGAGGAAAGCGGTCCTGGTCCTGCTGGCCATGCCATTGATTGCTCTGCTCTTGATGGTCGTGCTCGCCACCCATGGAATCAGCAAGTGGCTGTTTCTTCTATTGCCCAACATGGTGATGCTGCCCGTGTGGTCCCTTGTTCCGGGTTTGGTGAATGAGTGGCGTCCGTTTGCGACCCCGTATGATGCCCGGGATCAAGCCCGATGGGGGTGCCTGACGATGATGGTGGTGATGGGAGTTTCCTCTGCTGTGGCCATGGCCGGGTGGGGGACGATGAAGGTGGGGGTGTTTCCCCTGGCACTGGTGGGGCAGGTGGTCGTGGTTGGGTTGATCTATCTGGTTCTCGTCCGCAAAATTGATGGCTTGAGCAAAAAAAGGAGCAACCAACATGAGCCTGACATCCGTTGAAGGGCGTGTTGATGAGCGTCACCCCGTCTATTTTTGATTTGCGCACATGCCCTCCGCTTTGACATTTTCCCTCTGTGGCGTCTTGCTGGGGATCGATGTTCGTCACGTGCGGGAGGTGCTGCCCTGCGTGCGCCTGGTGCATCCTCCAGAGACGCCACCTGCGCTTCGCGGGTTCCTCAATCTGCGTGGTGAAATGGTGCCCGTCCTTCGACTCGAGAGTGTGCTGCAACTCGCATTGCGGAACGCGGACTGGGATCCAGAGGAGCAGCTACAGTCACGCATCGTCGTGGGCCGCCTGGGTGAATTGAGCGTGGCCTGGCTGGCAGACGAAGGGGTGGAACTCTTGCGCTACGAGGCCGCTCAGACCGTGCGGCTTCCGGCGGATCATGTGCTTAACAACTGTGCAGACCGGGTCGTGGCCCGCCCGGCTCCGGCGATGTCGATCGTGCTGCTCAGCCCGTCCAAGGTGCTGCTGGAAGGTGAAAATCTCCGTCTGCGGCAGTTGACGACTCGTGAAAAGCTTCGTCAGAACGCTTTTGAATTGGCAGAGCAGGAGGCATGAGCGCGGCGGAACCCATGGCGGATCCCGGGGTGTCTGGCCTGCTCAGCGATCCGGAGTTTCAAAAATTGAAGGAGTGGATCATCTCCACCACCGGCTTGTCATACTATGCCGACAAGGATCGCGACCTCGCGACTGCCGTCGGACGCTGCCAGGAACTGGGTGGCAGGCCAGCTCGGGAGGTTCTTGAGGTTTTGAACCGCCGGGGAGGTCCGGCATTGGACCGTTTGGTAGAAGAGTTGACCATTGGAGAGACCTTCTTCTTCCGGCACCTGGAGATGTTCCATGCCTTGCGAGATCACGTGCTGCCAGACCTCATCCAGAGGCGCGCTGCCCTCAGATCCATCCGCATCTGGAGTGCGGGCTGCTCTGTAGGCGCGGAACCCTACTCCCTGTCCATCCTGCTGCATGATTTGCTGGGGGATGCCGCGCGGAACTGGTCATTCAAGATTGTGGCGACGGACATCAATCGGCGATTCCTCGCTCTTGCCCGTGCCGGTGTCTATGACACGTGGGCGCTTAGAGGCATGGACCCAGCATTGCTCCAACGCACCTTCCACCGGGTGGGGGCCCGCTGGCGGATCAATGACCTGTATCGTGAGGCAGTGACCTTTCGGCATCACAATCTGGTTCAAGACAAATTTCCGTCCATCGAGCATGAGCTGAGCGGCCTGGACCTGATCATTTGCCGGAACGTCATCATCTATTTTGACACGGCGACCAACCGGCGGCTTGCGGACCAGTTTTACCGCAGTCTGGTGCCGGGTGGCTGGCTGGCGGTGGGGCATGCGGAGCCTCATACGGAGATCTTCCGCGCCTTCCAGACCATCAATGCGCCCGGGGCGGTGCTGTACCAGCGGGCCGCAGATGGGAAAGGGGGCGGGATTTTTTCTCCGAATGCGGTGCCCGGCACAGCCCGCACTTCCGCCAAACTATCTCCTCCTGCGGATGCGCAGGTGCAGGCAATGCCAAAGAAGGCGGAAGTTCCGAATTGGCTTCCCGCTGCTGCCCAGTCCAGACCAGCCGCTCCAGAGCCCGTCCTGCAACCGAAGCCAGTGTTGGAAGGACTGCCGGAGATTCAGGAAATATCCAAGGCGGCGGACTCTGGTGACCTGGTAGCCGCCAGAAAACTTGCAGAGGGCCTCGCGGCTGCGCAGCCCCTTCATGAGGGGGCGCACTTCCAGTTGGGACTGGTGTTGTTTCAACTGGGAGAATGGGTAAAGGCGCGGCAAGCTCTGAAACGGAGTCTGTACCTGCGCCGCGATCTGGCTGTCGCCCACTACTATCTGGGACTGGTTCAGCTTGGTTTGGGAGAGTTCGCAGGCCGGAGTTTCCAGAATGCGCGCCGGTTGATCTCCCGCCAGGATGGGGTGACGGTGCTCCCCTGGGGAGATGGATTGACCGCTGGAGAATTGCGTGCCCTGTTGCAACCTTACCATGGAGGCACCTCGACACATGAAGCCTGAGACAGAACGAATCAACTGGGAGCTGGTAAGGCAGCGCATGAAAGAGGCAGAGGCCACCCTGCAGCGGGCGTTTGAGCCAGGGACGGAGGAGCGGGAGGCCGTTTTGCTGCGCCGTGCTGCCGCCCTGGCGGAAAAAAAGGAAACGGGGAGGTCAAACCAGGAGGGCACCCAGCAAGTGCTTCTCTTGCGCGTGGGGGATTCAGTGATTGGCCTGGACGCGTCCCAAGTCTCCCAGATCATCAGTTTCCAACATTGGGCTGCTGTGCCGGACGCTCATGACGCGCTGTTAGGTGTCGTAAACGTGCGGAGTGAACTGGTCAGTCTCTGCAACCCATATCCGTATCTCAAGACGAGTGGGGGTGATGTCTCCGGGTTTGCCCGCGGAGCGGTGCTCCGCCATCCTTCACTGCGCCTGGCTCTGGGCTGTCACGAAGTGCTCGGGTTTGTCCATCTGGCACCGGAAGAAGTAAAAGAAAACAATGTATTCGAGGCCGCAGGAAGGCTGGGGGTCCTCTTGGACGCGAATGTTGTTCTTGAACCCTTTTACAGTCTTGTTCCCGCCTAAGACGTTTTAAGTTTACCATCTATACCCTTGTCCATGAATTCCTCTCCCAACGTCTGGCGTGATCTCAAGGTCGGCACCAAACTCACTCTCATTCCGCTGTTTTTCCTCGGAGCCCTGGCAACGATCCTCTATTTCACTGTCAGTACGCTGGACAGTCAGCAGGACAAATTTCTCGTACTTGAGCTGGTAGGGCGTCAGCGGACCTTGCAACAGCAGCATTTTTCCACGGCCCTGTTGCTAATGGAGAAGCGTACGACCCGGGAGAAGCTGGACTATGTGCGGAAGGTTTGGGTGGGCACACAGGAAGGGTTGCTCAATGGTGGGGAGGTGATTGAGCGCCTGAACCGGCCGGAGATGGTGGAGGTGCCCCCCGCCCCAGAGGGCGCTGTACGTGACAATCTGCTGAAGCAGGCCCAGCTCATCACGGTCTCCATCGATGACACGGACCGTCTCGTGGCCATGGAAAAGACCGCGCCTGACTTCGCTCCGCTGCTGACCAGTCTGCTGCAACGAGAGGCTGAGATTCAGGACCTCGGCATCGTCATTAACAAAGGGTACACGCAACTGTTGCAGGAACAGTCGCGGGAGCTGGTCTCCAAGGAGGTGCTCATCACGGTGATCGTAGGCGCACTGGGTTTCCTGATAAGCTGGCTGGTGG contains these protein-coding regions:
- a CDS encoding ABC transporter ATP-binding protein; this translates as MLSLRGLTKRYGVQTAVDHLSLEVPAGQIVGLLGPNGAGKTTTLRMVTGLLKPDDGTALIAGRDITLEPVEAKRVLGFVPDSGAVYESLTGMEYLLMVASLYGIEESAAVERVARFIEFFELGMDTLENKLLGAYSKGMRRKVVITAALLHQPKVVFLDEPLDGLDANAAVGFKALLETLAREGKTIVYSSHILDVVQRVCHRVAIIHQGRLLVDGSPENLIREHAAASLEQLFTRLTGAHDHEQRAESFARSLRS
- a CDS encoding chemotaxis protein CheW, which produces MPSALTFSLCGVLLGIDVRHVREVLPCVRLVHPPETPPALRGFLNLRGEMVPVLRLESVLQLALRNADWDPEEQLQSRIVVGRLGELSVAWLADEGVELLRYEAAQTVRLPADHVLNNCADRVVARPAPAMSIVLLSPSKVLLEGENLRLRQLTTREKLRQNAFELAEQEA
- a CDS encoding chemotaxis protein CheW; this encodes MKPETERINWELVRQRMKEAEATLQRAFEPGTEEREAVLLRRAAALAEKKETGRSNQEGTQQVLLLRVGDSVIGLDASQVSQIISFQHWAAVPDAHDALLGVVNVRSELVSLCNPYPYLKTSGGDVSGFARGAVLRHPSLRLALGCHEVLGFVHLAPEEVKENNVFEAAGRLGVLLDANVVLEPFYSLVPA
- a CDS encoding CheR family methyltransferase, whose protein sequence is MSAAEPMADPGVSGLLSDPEFQKLKEWIISTTGLSYYADKDRDLATAVGRCQELGGRPAREVLEVLNRRGGPALDRLVEELTIGETFFFRHLEMFHALRDHVLPDLIQRRAALRSIRIWSAGCSVGAEPYSLSILLHDLLGDAARNWSFKIVATDINRRFLALARAGVYDTWALRGMDPALLQRTFHRVGARWRINDLYREAVTFRHHNLVQDKFPSIEHELSGLDLIICRNVIIYFDTATNRRLADQFYRSLVPGGWLAVGHAEPHTEIFRAFQTINAPGAVLYQRAADGKGGGIFSPNAVPGTARTSAKLSPPADAQVQAMPKKAEVPNWLPAAAQSRPAAPEPVLQPKPVLEGLPEIQEISKAADSGDLVAARKLAEGLAAAQPLHEGAHFQLGLVLFQLGEWVKARQALKRSLYLRRDLAVAHYYLGLVQLGLGEFAGRSFQNARRLISRQDGVTVLPWGDGLTAGELRALLQPYHGGTSTHEA